A region from the Candidatus Thermoplasmatota archaeon genome encodes:
- a CDS encoding winged helix-turn-helix domain-containing protein has translation MRNLVGDIDYNAGKVWRALNEKGSLQKETILELTNLSEDEFYSAIGWLARENKIFLDNQNFFKLGETNLTPEIGSNAGKVWRVMKVWGEVDVSLIKRLALIDEKHVYSALGWLAREDKICFDENLMKYSLKNKG, from the coding sequence GTGAGGAATTTGGTTGGCGATATTGATTATAATGCAGGAAAGGTGTGGAGAGCATTAAATGAAAAGGGTTCTCTGCAAAAGGAAACGATATTAGAGCTTACAAATCTTAGTGAGGATGAGTTTTACAGTGCTATTGGTTGGCTTGCGAGAGAAAACAAAATATTCCTAGATAATCAGAATTTCTTTAAATTAGGTGAAACTAACCTTACTCCAGAGATTGGCAGTAATGCTGGCAAGGTTTGGAGAGTAATGAAGGTTTGGGGAGAGGTTGATGTCTCTCTTATAAAGAGACTGGCTTTGATAGATGAGAAACATGTCTACTCTGCTCTAGGTTGGTTGGCTAGGGAAGATAAGATATGTTTTGATGAAAACTTAATGAAATACAGTTTGAAGAATAAGGGTTAA